The following are encoded in a window of Blattabacterium cuenoti genomic DNA:
- a CDS encoding porin, translated as MKKTRMISLFIVLGFFYPWHKVHSEMIKKGEKLRTTMEKNVNPHRNFNMYMDFTSRIHSTVEKDILDGSPFSTESFKLDIMGKANDKISYRFVQKFHNKKNHVDKEEDLDNVEDHKMYDPITIDLAYLKYKYNEKLSFLIGKQPVSFGGMEYNSKDLHIDRYFDVYKNKENPIGINFIYTPKKNQELQLQMVNSHSRKLDEEIHPEQVNHPMGYSANLNWNLFNKTIQNRWSYSLFQESEKDKFWKLLALGSKLDLKPISIEADYILSDEDIEKNGYFTKIIRSLNSDYKDFLSMRYKTYFLKFKYNFIPKWNFFAKGIYEVGRSKTRIQEVYGVDQDQLLKKGCTYYGGIEYMPGQEDLSLYFLYKKQKVDYMNFVRQENKDKDNHSIVLGLSYRIKLF; from the coding sequence ATGAAAAAAACAAGAATGATCTCTCTTTTTATTGTTTTGGGATTTTTTTATCCTTGGCATAAGGTCCATAGTGAAATGATAAAAAAAGGAGAAAAGCTAAGAACAACAATGGAAAAAAATGTCAATCCCCATCGTAATTTTAATATGTACATGGATTTTACGAGTCGTATTCATTCTACAGTAGAAAAAGATATTTTGGATGGATCTCCTTTTTCTACAGAATCTTTCAAATTAGACATAATGGGAAAGGCGAATGATAAAATCAGTTATCGTTTTGTACAAAAATTTCATAATAAGAAAAACCATGTGGATAAAGAGGAGGATTTAGATAATGTGGAAGACCATAAGATGTATGATCCCATCACCATCGATTTAGCTTATTTGAAATATAAGTATAATGAGAAACTATCATTTTTGATAGGAAAACAACCAGTTTCTTTTGGAGGGATGGAATATAATTCTAAAGATCTTCATATAGATCGGTATTTTGATGTATACAAAAATAAGGAAAATCCTATTGGAATAAATTTTATTTATACTCCAAAAAAAAATCAAGAATTACAGTTACAGATGGTCAATAGCCATTCTAGAAAACTAGATGAAGAAATTCACCCTGAACAAGTCAATCATCCTATGGGGTATTCTGCGAATTTGAATTGGAATTTATTTAATAAAACCATTCAAAATAGATGGTCTTATTCTCTGTTTCAAGAAAGTGAAAAGGATAAATTTTGGAAATTATTAGCATTGGGGAGTAAACTAGATTTAAAACCGATTTCTATAGAAGCTGATTACATATTGAGTGATGAAGATATAGAAAAAAACGGTTATTTTACAAAAATAATACGTTCATTAAATAGTGATTATAAGGATTTTCTCTCTATGAGATATAAAACTTATTTTCTAAAATTTAAGTATAACTTCATTCCAAAATGGAATTTCTTTGCGAAAGGAATATATGAAGTTGGAAGATCTAAAACAAGGATTCAGGAAGTTTATGGAGTGGATCAAGATCAATTACTTAAAAAAGGATGTACTTATTATGGGGGGATAGAATATATGCCTGGTCAGGAGGATTTAAGTTTATATTTTTTATATAAAAAACAAAAAGTTGATTATATGAATTTTGTAAGACAAGAAAACAAGGATAAGGATAATCATTCTATAGTTTTGGGATTAAGTTATCGCATAAAATTATTTTAA
- the argB gene encoding acetylglutamate kinase, with product MKIHIVKIGGNLINDPKWLNASLESFLQLQGNKIFVHGGGSKATIIADQMGITQKFMQGRRITDQVTLDLVVMTYAGLINKKIIAKLQSYDCNALGLCGADGNSIKSSFRLKKTEMDIDYGYVGDINNRSVNTFFLKFLLKKKIVPVFCSITHNGKGVLLNTNADTIAAGIAISLTKKGDEIELHFCFEKKGVLRYLDDAESYYKKIDFRLFQIIKKNHTIKNGMIPKLENAFFALKNGVSKVSIGQPYYLNDLNNKTVLCL from the coding sequence ATGAAAATCCATATAGTAAAAATTGGAGGAAATTTGATTAATGATCCAAAATGGCTGAATGCTTCTTTAGAGTCCTTTTTGCAACTACAAGGGAATAAAATATTCGTTCATGGAGGAGGAAGTAAGGCAACTATTATTGCTGATCAAATGGGAATTACTCAAAAATTTATGCAAGGAAGAAGGATTACGGATCAAGTAACTCTTGATCTAGTGGTGATGACTTATGCAGGTTTAATCAACAAAAAAATTATAGCTAAATTGCAATCTTATGACTGTAATGCTTTGGGATTATGTGGGGCAGATGGAAATAGTATAAAGTCTTCCTTTCGTTTAAAAAAAACAGAAATGGATATTGATTATGGATACGTAGGAGATATCAACAATAGAAGTGTTAACACTTTTTTTTTAAAATTTCTTTTGAAAAAAAAGATTGTTCCTGTATTTTGTTCTATTACTCATAATGGAAAAGGGGTTCTTCTAAATACTAATGCAGACACTATAGCGGCAGGGATCGCTATATCCTTAACCAAAAAAGGGGATGAAATAGAACTGCATTTTTGTTTTGAAAAAAAGGGAGTATTACGATATTTAGATGATGCTGAATCTTATTATAAAAAAATAGATTTTCGTTTATTTCAAATAATCAAAAAAAATCATACTATTAAAAATGGAATGATTCCAAAATTGGAAAATGCTTTTTTTGCATTAAAGAATGGAGTATCTAAGGTAAGTATAGGTCAACCTTATTATTTAAATGATTTGAATAATAAGACCGTTTTATGTCTGTAG
- the trxA gene encoding thioredoxin → MIQEINDDNFEKIVFESNQPVLVDFWAPWCAPCRSLSAILEDIFTEYIGKALVVKLNVDNNPKTSSQYGIRSIPTMFFFKNGEKKDMHIGVSSKEDIRKKLEALI, encoded by the coding sequence ATGATACAAGAAATAAACGATGATAATTTTGAAAAAATTGTTTTTGAATCGAATCAGCCTGTTTTAGTGGATTTTTGGGCTCCATGGTGTGCTCCATGTAGAAGCTTATCTGCTATCTTAGAAGATATATTTACTGAATATATAGGGAAAGCATTGGTTGTTAAGTTAAATGTAGATAACAACCCGAAAACTTCTTCTCAATATGGAATACGTAGTATTCCTACTATGTTTTTTTTTAAAAACGGAGAAAAAAAAGATATGCATATTGGAGTATCTTCTAAGGAAGATATTAGAAAAAAATTAGAGGCTTTGATTTAA
- a CDS encoding M20 family metallo-hydrolase, with amino-acid sequence MSVVDLKILKKEAIQLLIKMINMPSISKKEKKVSFLIEDYLSRYGFHIKRKFNNIWTENTNYDAKKENIRTILLNSHHDTVKPGKNWKKDPFTAIKKGDKLIGLGSNDAGASVVSLISTFIYLNSLSVLPYKLVLSLTAEEEISGPLGIRSILSELGKIDLGIIGEPTKMQVAISEKGLLVLDCLSEGKTGHSARDIGVNAIYIATKDIECLRNIQFDRKSKLLGYPTLTVTQIQGGIQHNVIPDSCSFVIDIRTNELYTNEELIEMIRKKIHSKIQPRSSHSNSSFINPSHPIVSKAKSIGRKIYGSPTLSDQSIMSFPTIKMGVGDSKRSHTTNEYIHISEILDGIDIYIRLLKDFQF; translated from the coding sequence ATGTCTGTAGTAGATTTAAAAATATTAAAGAAAGAAGCTATACAACTTCTTATAAAAATGATAAATATGCCATCTATATCTAAGAAAGAGAAAAAAGTATCTTTTCTGATAGAAGACTATCTTTCTAGATATGGATTTCATATAAAAAGAAAATTTAACAATATATGGACAGAAAATACTAATTATGATGCTAAAAAAGAAAATATTCGCACTATTTTATTAAATTCTCATCATGATACAGTAAAACCAGGAAAAAACTGGAAAAAAGATCCTTTTACGGCTATAAAAAAAGGAGATAAATTAATAGGTTTAGGAAGTAATGATGCGGGAGCTTCTGTTGTTTCATTAATTTCCACTTTTATATACTTAAACAGTTTATCTGTCCTACCTTACAAATTGGTACTTTCTCTTACAGCAGAAGAGGAAATTTCTGGACCATTAGGGATAAGATCTATTTTATCTGAATTAGGAAAAATAGATTTAGGGATAATAGGGGAACCAACAAAAATGCAAGTAGCTATTTCTGAAAAAGGATTATTAGTTTTAGATTGCCTATCGGAAGGAAAAACAGGACATTCTGCAAGAGATATAGGGGTTAATGCTATCTATATAGCTACAAAAGATATAGAATGTTTAAGAAATATTCAGTTTGATAGAAAGTCTAAATTGCTAGGTTATCCTACATTAACAGTCACTCAAATCCAAGGAGGGATACAACATAATGTAATTCCGGATTCTTGCTCTTTTGTCATAGATATTAGAACTAATGAATTATATACCAATGAGGAATTGATTGAAATGATCCGAAAAAAAATTCATTCTAAAATACAACCACGTTCTTCTCATTCCAATTCTTCTTTCATAAATCCATCACATCCAATTGTATCAAAAGCTAAGTCAATAGGGAGGAAAATTTATGGATCTCCTACTCTTTCTGATCAAAGTATTATGTCTTTTCCAACTATTAAAATGGGTGTAGGAGACAGCAAACGTTCTCATACCACAAATGAGTATATTCATATTTCTGAAATCCTAGATGGAATAGATATTTATATCCGTTTGTTAAAAGACTTTCAATTTTAA
- a CDS encoding DNA translocase FtsK 4TM domain-containing protein gives MKKNFKNPKNREKKNMSRTISGIFLLGNSLFLFLSFFSFLFHWKNDQSQLDKLFDKEIRTENLLGKIGAILSHYFIYCGIGISAFFFPLLLFITGFIILFEGKFLRNKYPSIICQLLFFSIWIPITFYLILPKNGILSGIFGFEIGNFLISLFGKVGLGILVLTSIILYSIMIFRIPTPKLKNGIKKKIQYVHEDMGWIIQLWKLLKNFFNDKKTDLSIDHPTFFEKKEIKSINPPILSSSKNDDCLSSEKDLENNKKKIIHLLNYYKIAVDKIKATIGPTITLYEIVPQVGVRISKIKNLEKEIALNLSALSIRIIAPIPGKGSVGIEIPNNKRSIVYMKNILDSEENFKKSHKMELPISLGKTVFNEIFMIDLAKMPHLLIAGSTGQGKSVGINAMIVFLLYKKKPEDLKFILIDPKKVELSIYKKISKSYFALLPHSTNPIITNIHEVKNILNSLCKEMENRYSLLEKAMVRNIQEYNGKYEKKYHLPYIILIIDEFADLSFSFKKKQIEIYITRLAQLARAVGIHLIIATQRPSVDVITGIIKSNFTARIAFRVSSKIDSITILDCIGAEKLIGKGDLLFSNQNELIRLQGPFIDLSDIQKIVDFYGKKAFQKNGYFFLPEPDDNQYE, from the coding sequence ATGAAAAAAAATTTTAAAAATCCTAAAAACAGAGAGAAAAAAAATATGAGTCGAACTATTTCTGGCATTTTTTTATTAGGAAATAGTCTTTTCTTATTTTTAAGTTTTTTCTCTTTTCTTTTTCATTGGAAAAATGATCAAAGTCAACTGGATAAACTTTTTGATAAAGAAATAAGAACAGAAAATTTACTTGGAAAAATCGGAGCTATTCTATCTCACTATTTTATATACTGCGGAATAGGAATTAGTGCTTTTTTTTTCCCTTTATTATTGTTCATCACAGGATTCATAATCCTTTTCGAAGGAAAATTTCTGCGGAATAAGTATCCATCCATAATATGTCAACTTCTATTTTTCAGCATATGGATTCCTATAACTTTTTATTTGATTCTTCCTAAAAATGGAATCCTAAGTGGTATTTTTGGTTTTGAAATAGGAAATTTTTTGATCAGCTTATTTGGAAAGGTAGGACTAGGAATCCTGGTCCTTACAAGTATCATCCTTTATTCCATCATGATATTCCGGATTCCTACTCCAAAGTTAAAAAATGGAATAAAAAAAAAAATTCAATATGTCCATGAAGATATGGGGTGGATCATCCAATTATGGAAATTATTAAAAAATTTTTTTAATGATAAAAAAACGGATTTATCCATTGATCACCCTACATTTTTTGAGAAAAAAGAAATAAAAAGTATAAATCCTCCTATACTTTCGTCTTCTAAAAATGATGATTGTCTATCATCTGAAAAAGATCTGGAAAATAATAAGAAAAAAATTATTCATCTCCTCAACTATTATAAGATAGCAGTAGATAAAATTAAGGCAACTATAGGGCCTACTATCACTTTATACGAAATAGTTCCTCAGGTAGGCGTACGGATTTCAAAAATAAAAAACTTAGAAAAGGAAATAGCTTTAAATTTATCCGCTTTATCTATAAGAATCATAGCTCCCATACCTGGAAAAGGTTCTGTAGGGATAGAAATCCCAAATAATAAACGTTCTATCGTATATATGAAAAATATTCTTGATTCTGAAGAAAATTTCAAAAAAAGTCATAAAATGGAACTCCCTATTTCTTTAGGAAAAACCGTATTTAATGAAATTTTTATGATAGATTTAGCAAAAATGCCACATCTACTTATAGCAGGATCTACTGGACAAGGGAAATCAGTTGGGATAAATGCTATGATCGTCTTCTTATTATATAAAAAAAAACCAGAAGATCTAAAATTTATTTTGATCGATCCAAAAAAAGTAGAGTTATCTATCTATAAAAAAATTTCAAAATCTTATTTTGCTCTTTTACCTCATTCTACAAATCCGATCATTACAAACATACATGAAGTAAAAAATATATTAAATTCTTTATGCAAAGAAATGGAGAATAGATATTCTCTTTTGGAAAAAGCAATGGTTAGAAATATTCAAGAATACAATGGTAAATATGAAAAAAAATATCATTTACCTTATATTATCCTAATTATTGATGAATTTGCAGATTTAAGTTTTTCTTTTAAAAAAAAACAAATAGAAATATATATAACCCGTTTAGCACAGTTAGCTCGCGCTGTGGGAATTCATTTGATTATAGCTACACAAAGACCCTCTGTTGATGTCATTACTGGAATAATTAAATCTAATTTTACCGCAAGAATTGCGTTTAGAGTCAGTTCTAAAATAGACTCTATAACCATTCTAGATTGTATAGGAGCGGAAAAGTTAATTGGAAAAGGAGACCTTTTATTTTCTAATCAGAATGAACTAATTCGATTACAAGGTCCTTTTATAGACCTATCAGATATTCAAAAAATAGTTGATTTTTATGGGAAAAAAGCTTTTCAAAAAAACGGATATTTTTTTTTACCAGAACCAGATGATAATCAATATGAGTAA
- a CDS encoding Rossmann-fold NAD(P)-binding domain-containing protein has protein sequence MKKFFSVEDVFNVYDLIIEAINLKKNPYCFQHIGKNKTIGLVFFNPSLRTRISCQKAAFNLGCHTWVLDIHQDSWKIEMSDGSVMRNTQEHLKEAISVLSSYCDILAVRTFPNLLDRNEDYQEVIFNKILKYSKVPVINMESATLHPLQSLADVMTIAEIKPFSAKKKCKVVLSWAPHIKSLPHSVANSLSQWVSKIEEIDFLITCPEKYDLCKKFSYGIPTIHNQNEAFLNADFIYAKNWSSYINYGKILCSSSSWMITEKKMKLTNQAKLMHCLPVRRNMVVEDAVLDSPNSIILQQAENRIYAAQIIFLKILQSLS, from the coding sequence ATGAAAAAATTTTTTAGCGTAGAAGATGTTTTCAATGTGTATGATCTCATTATAGAAGCAATTAATTTGAAGAAAAATCCTTATTGTTTTCAACATATTGGAAAAAATAAAACAATTGGATTGGTATTTTTTAATCCTAGTTTACGTACAAGAATTAGTTGTCAAAAAGCGGCTTTTAACTTAGGATGTCATACTTGGGTATTAGATATTCATCAAGATTCCTGGAAAATAGAAATGAGTGATGGAAGTGTCATGAGAAATACTCAAGAACATCTAAAAGAAGCTATTTCTGTCCTAAGTAGTTATTGTGATATTCTAGCAGTAAGGACTTTTCCAAATCTTTTAGACAGAAATGAGGATTATCAAGAAGTAATTTTTAATAAGATCTTGAAATATTCTAAAGTCCCAGTAATCAACATGGAAAGTGCCACTTTGCATCCTTTACAGTCTTTAGCGGATGTGATGACTATCGCAGAAATAAAACCCTTTTCTGCTAAAAAAAAATGTAAAGTGGTGTTAAGTTGGGCTCCTCATATAAAATCATTACCGCATTCCGTAGCCAATTCCCTTTCTCAATGGGTATCAAAAATAGAAGAAATAGATTTTCTCATTACTTGTCCTGAAAAATATGACTTGTGTAAAAAATTTTCTTACGGGATTCCTACTATTCATAACCAAAATGAAGCATTTTTAAATGCAGATTTTATCTATGCAAAAAATTGGAGCAGTTATATAAATTATGGAAAAATACTTTGTTCTAGTTCTAGTTGGATGATTACTGAAAAAAAAATGAAGTTGACTAATCAAGCTAAATTGATGCACTGTTTACCTGTAAGAAGAAATATGGTAGTGGAAGATGCAGTTTTGGATAGTCCAAATTCCATTATTTTGCAACAAGCAGAAAATAGGATTTATGCGGCACAAATAATTTTTTTGAAAATTTTACAATCTTTATCATGA
- the ribB gene encoding 3,4-dihydroxy-2-butanone-4-phosphate synthase, translated as MVFYSSDKGNLNCIESALQDIQNGKLIIVVDDENRENEGDFVVAAEKVTPKIVNFLITHGRGLVCVSLTEEKCDQLELQMMVNNNTDPRKTAFTVSVDVRGYGVSTGISVSDRAKTILALVHEVKPEAFNKPGHIFPLRAKKGGVLERPGHTEAAIDLTRMAGCIPGGVLVEILNKNGSMARFPQLIQMAKKFHMRIISIEDLIKYKIKNNI; from the coding sequence ATGGTTTTTTATTCTTCTGATAAAGGGAATCTAAATTGTATAGAATCTGCTTTGCAAGATATACAAAATGGAAAACTTATTATTGTGGTGGATGATGAAAATCGTGAAAATGAAGGAGATTTTGTAGTGGCCGCAGAAAAAGTAACCCCTAAAATTGTCAATTTTCTAATTACTCATGGTAGAGGTTTAGTTTGTGTTTCCTTAACAGAGGAAAAATGTGATCAATTAGAACTTCAAATGATGGTGAACAATAACACAGATCCTAGAAAAACAGCTTTTACCGTATCCGTAGATGTACGAGGTTATGGCGTAAGTACAGGGATATCTGTTTCAGATAGAGCTAAGACTATATTAGCACTAGTTCACGAAGTCAAACCAGAAGCTTTTAACAAACCAGGTCATATTTTTCCTCTTCGCGCAAAAAAAGGAGGGGTATTAGAAAGACCAGGACATACAGAAGCGGCAATAGATCTAACTAGAATGGCAGGATGCATCCCTGGAGGAGTATTGGTAGAGATTCTGAATAAAAACGGATCTATGGCGCGTTTTCCACAATTAATTCAAATGGCTAAAAAATTTCATATGAGAATTATATCGATAGAAGATCTAATCAAATATAAAATAAAAAACAACATATAA
- a CDS encoding LptF/LptG family permease, whose protein sequence is MKIRIPIKKLDLYIIRLFMALFLIIFFSIFFVFIVQFFWSKMDELTGKNINILIILKFIYYFGISIIPLVTPISILLTSIMTYGEISESQELTAIKSSGISLFRIMSPLLCITFLLSVGLYFFSDFSIPEAKRKAQKLGYQISITHPYWRLKEGVFVNLFPDFFIKIGKKKNSNLLEKIFIFFYGKNLAINTIIAEKGVIIPNKKEGGVKIKLMKGFFYRDNPYEGKTYSYQMVHFDSFIQSLKKPLIEYKNLDHYYDDSYKTLDTKKLMEKIHFLKKENCQFYSDFQKLNYDFLFQKKKNFFNLLHKKNHLSLLIDELQHQKKFLQDRKKYLAKYQFELQKKFTFPVTCIIMFLIGAPLGAIIRKGGMGSPTLIAIIIFIIYHTLLTITQNQGEKAEIWPWMGAWIPNFVFFPLSIWITYKTVMDDFYYM, encoded by the coding sequence ATGAAGATAAGGATTCCAATAAAAAAACTAGATCTATACATAATTCGTTTATTTATGGCTCTTTTTTTGATCATTTTTTTTTCTATTTTTTTTGTATTTATTGTTCAATTTTTTTGGAGTAAAATGGATGAATTAACAGGAAAAAATATTAACATTTTAATTATCCTCAAGTTTATATATTATTTTGGAATTTCAATTATCCCATTAGTCACCCCCATTTCTATCTTGCTAACTTCTATCATGACTTATGGGGAGATCTCAGAATCTCAAGAACTTACAGCAATTAAATCTTCTGGAATATCTCTTTTTAGAATCATGTCTCCTCTTTTATGTATAACATTTCTTCTATCCGTGGGACTATATTTTTTTTCTGATTTTTCCATTCCAGAGGCAAAAAGAAAAGCTCAAAAACTAGGATATCAAATTTCAATAACTCACCCCTATTGGAGGTTAAAAGAAGGAGTTTTTGTTAATCTTTTTCCAGATTTTTTCATAAAAATAGGCAAAAAAAAAAATAGTAATTTACTAGAAAAAATATTCATTTTTTTTTACGGAAAAAATTTAGCAATCAATACGATTATTGCCGAAAAGGGAGTTATAATTCCAAATAAAAAGGAGGGAGGGGTTAAAATTAAACTCATGAAGGGTTTTTTCTATAGGGATAATCCTTATGAAGGAAAAACTTATTCGTATCAAATGGTCCATTTTGATTCTTTCATTCAATCTTTAAAAAAACCTTTAATAGAATACAAAAACTTAGATCATTATTATGATGATTCCTATAAAACCCTTGATACAAAAAAATTGATGGAAAAAATACATTTTTTAAAAAAAGAAAATTGTCAATTTTATTCTGATTTTCAGAAATTGAATTATGATTTCCTTTTTCAGAAAAAAAAAAATTTTTTCAATCTCCTACATAAAAAAAATCATTTATCCCTTTTAATAGATGAACTTCAACATCAAAAAAAGTTTCTTCAGGATAGAAAAAAATACTTAGCCAAGTATCAATTCGAATTACAGAAAAAATTTACCTTTCCAGTAACATGCATTATAATGTTTCTTATTGGAGCCCCACTAGGAGCTATCATCCGAAAAGGTGGGATGGGATCGCCCACTCTGATAGCCATAATTATATTCATTATTTATCATACTTTACTTACCATTACACAAAATCAAGGAGAAAAAGCAGAAATCTGGCCATGGATGGGGGCCTGGATTCCAAATTTTGTTTTTTTTCCACTGAGTATATGGATTACTTATAAAACTGTCATGGATGATTTTTATTATATGTAA